GTTGAATCTATAACATAGGGAAAGGCATAAACGGGTGTTCCCTTATGTTCGAAATAGGCAGCTTTTATAGCCCCACTGCCCGCATAGATGGTATCGTTGATATATTTTTCATCGTAGACGATCTTGAACTTATCGCCCTTTTCCAATCTAAAAAAGTCGATGGTCCAAGCGTAGATTTCCGACAGGTTGATGGTCACCGCATAATCGACCCCCAAGCTATCCAATGTTTGTGAGAGACTGCTGTTGATGACACCTGCCACCTCACGCTCGACCAGCTGTACCTCTTTCTTGCTCTTGTACACCAAGGCACTGTCCCTTAAATCTACCACCGTATAATTGACCTTATCGTTTTGATAGATAAAAATCTGGGCCTTTTCGAGCGAATCTTTTGATTTGAGGATTACATAGGGTTTGCCAACTCGGATTTTTCTAACATCGAAGGTATCCCTGAATTTTTCGGAAACGGCCGCAATTTTTGGGTAGTCAACATGGTTCTTGAGCATCAGCTCGCCAAAACTGTCGCCATAGCGGATGGTGTCGTTCACCACCTTAAACTCCTCCAGATTGAAGCCAAAATATTTTTCGACCGGTTTTTCTACCTCAATTTGGGCAATCTCGGTGATGATTGGCTTTTCCTCTTCTTTGCATGAAACAATTACCACCAATGCCAAAAGTACGCCCCAGTATTTCTGCATTTCTTATTTTTTGTTGTCGGGGTTGAACATATGGTCAACCCACTGTTTGCCCCAATTTGCAAGCTCTTCCTCTGAGTACAAAGTTGGGAAAAAAATTATTCTTTGAAAACTGGGTGGCAAAAACTCTTTCCAGTTGGTGCCGCCCGTGGCCTCTATTGCCGCGTTTTCTTTTTTCAAATAACGATAGGCCGACCCCATGTGCATCAAGGGCCAATTGACATTGGCGTTGATATCCAATCGCTTCAAAGCCTCTATCAATTCAGGGTTTTCCCTGACTTTTTTGGGCAGTTGAAGGTATTTATGGTATATCGTATTGCCTTTTACCTGTTTGGCTATACGTATCAACCTAGGAGTATAACGATATTCGAACTGTTTTAGTGTTAGGGTCTTCTCACCTGTTTTTAAGTCTGTTGCACCCTTTTTCCAATAGATATGCCCATAGAGCTCTTCTATGGTGTTCTGCTCTGAAAAATGTCCCCGTTCGGTATGGTGCACCAAATTTTCCAACGGGGTGGCATATATCTCGATCATTCGGTATTGCACCGATTGAAACCCGCTTGCTGGAAGCAACGCCATTCTGTAGCGCAAGAACTGTTCGCGCTGCATGCCGTTGATCATAATGCTGAACGATGAGGTGAGTGCCTTGAAATAGTTGTTGATCCGGTCTGTCTTTTCGAGAAAGACCTCCAATGCTTGCGATTTGTCATCTACCAATTGCTTCTGCTCATGCAAGATGAGCTTGAAATAAAGCTCGGTGATCTGGTGGTACATGATAAAAATCTCCTCATCGGGAAAGTAGGTTCGGGGCACTTGAAGGCTCAAAAGGGTGTCGAGGTGGATATAGTCCCAATAGGTGAGATAACGTTGGTACAACAACCCGTCTAAATAAGAGCTCAGGTCTTGGCCCGAGTCTCTATACTTCTCTTCAAGCTTGTTGATTTGCGACTCAATTCGCTTATCTCTCTTCATCAGTGGTTGTTCAATCCATAATTATTTTGAACTGATTTTTAAGGCCATTGTAACCGTCTAAATCGGCCTTGATAGACCCAACGGCCAAATCGGCCTTGATACGCACCGGAATTTTGTTAAGATCGTTGGACACCCACAAGGTAAGACTCTCTTGCTCGCGAAATACTCTTCCTGATTGTACGTAGGGCCTAAATTTAAGACATTCTACCTTACCAAACTTGGTTCTTATGGTGTCAATGCCCAGAAATTTGAGCTTGAATTTATAAACCCCATCGTCATCGAACAGCATGTCCATGCCAATACTCTCACCCACAACAAGGTCGTCTGCATCGTACCTGTCCCTCAAATAATAGGCTGCAGAAACTAGATCTTGCACTTGGTCGTGGATGGTAAAATCATACTGCTTGTTGTTCTTATTGTCTTTTAAGAGCGCTTTGTTCTTTGTGTAATCAAAGTCTATTTCGATGTCTTTTGTATACCCTCCTTCATCAATTTTTCTGATGAACCGGTAGGGTTTGCCATCATCCTGGCCAAAATAACTTTCATAGGTGTCGTCAACCTTGAAAAAGATACTTGCAAAACCAGTGGTCTTGCCCCGGCCCACAACATGGTAGACCGGTTTTCCTTTTATGGTGTCGGTTTTAAGGTGCAGGGTGGCATAACTGGCGTTCAAGATGCCATAATGTATCCTGAACTTCAACCATTCGCCTGCTTTAAATGCCCTGGGTGTCTGTGCAGACAACCCCATGACAAATAGCAATAATATTATAGGGACAATTTTCTTCATGATGTTCATTACACCGCCAAAAGTACTAATACGATACATTTAGAAGCATGTTTTACATTACTTTAAACAAAAGTTATTCCAAATTAGTATACGCAAAAAAAGCCCCGACTGAGTGTCGGGGCTTTTTCTAAATAACCAACCAAACTTTAAATTATGAAAAACCAATACTTAAAGTAATAAAGGAACCACCCTTTATCACTGTAAAGATAAGTTGAAGTTTTTTCTGAAAACAGTTTTTAACGGACTTTAACTATATGCCGTACTTATTGGGGATCGCTTAATAATTTGTTCTGAAAAAATTAAGAAAAATGGGGGGGTTATGGTTTGGTGCAGACAGGCACTTATCAAAACCAAAAGCCTACACTAAAAAAAACATTGCTATCATCTAGTTGGGGCGACCATGAATAGTAAACCTGTACGGGGCCCAGAAACGACTCAAAGCCATAACCTACGCCGAAGCCCGAAAAATCAGGCTCTGAGAACCATTCACCGGTTCTAAAAAGATCATCTTCCACATTGGCCACATTGGCGGTAAAGAGTATGTGGTTTTTGGGGGCAATTTCGATGTCGAGGCGTCCATAGGCCTTAACAAAACTGTTTCCGGGCAGGCTAAGAAAATCATATCCGAAAAAGGGGATAAAGTTGTTGATGAAATCATTGCCAAAGCCTCCCAAAACAAAGTCAAATGACCCCACGCTCGAAGTGCCCAGTTTAAACCCGCCTTCTGTCTCAAGATTGAAATATGTGTTGGGCAATAACTTGAACGCCGTACCCATACGGGCCTTCGCTATTGAAAATTCTTTGAAGTTATCGTTAAAGTCAGAAGAAAAAAGATACACATGAAAGTCTCCATCGAATAAAAGGCCCTCCGTGGGAAAGTACTTATCGTCATAAGTATCCAATGCCAATTTGCCAAAAGCACTGAAATAATTGCTATCCTCAAAAAAAGTACGGTCTCCAGAGCTTGGCGTAAAACTCGCTTCTGCCATTTGAGCATTTTCAGTCAAGGTTCTTGTGCTGTACCGCAGCAATTTGTGCTCAGCCCCAATCCTAAACGCAAACTCTTCACGTAATACCGTTTGTAGGTACAGCTGATTGGTGAAATCGGCCACATCAAGCAATATCTGGCCTATGTTGGGATTGTCGACAACATCAAAATTGGAGCTTATGAGTCCGTAATCAATTTCTTGGTCAAAATCGGTGAAACTGGAGTTTATACCAAAGCTCCAATACGCTCCTTTGTCTACGTAATATTCCAAATTGTACCTTATGTGGTCTCCTAAAATAAAATCAAAAGAGGCCACATCGTCTTGAAAAAAGAGGCCCTTTCGGGTAAGGTTGATCAAAGCGGCACTTTTATATAGGTCGTCATAATGCGCGCCCATTTTGATGAACATTTTGGTAGGGTCGTCTTTAAGCTTCAGAATGAGGTCGGTACCAAGGCCGTTGTATGCCAACTCGTACCGCAGTGCCTTGAAATTGCCCGTAGCGGCCAGATTGTTGATTCCCTGTTGGAGTTTTTCGAACGAAATTTTTTCGCCCAGATCTACCCGCAGCTTACCCTTTACATAGCCCCTGGAGTAGCGGGTATCTCCTTTTATCATAAGCCGGTTGATGATCAGGCTATCAGACACTTCGCCCTTAAAATTCTTTGCATCCATTGTCGCTTGCTCCCGTGCCACTTTGACAAGTTCATCAAATCGTGCCTTGGCAGCCTTCTCGCCAATTTCCATTATTTCTGCAGCATAATCAAAGTCAATTACCGAAAAATCACCGATCTCCGGTTTTATGTAGATGTCTGTCTTTTCCCGTTTTTCAACCATATCCCTTACCGTGCGGTAGTTGTTTATCTGCAGAAGAATTCCCGTGGCCGATGATAGCGACTCCCGTTTTACAAGGCCATGCTGTACATCGACCCCTATAATGATGTTGGCACCCATTTCTTTCACCTCATCAATAGGGTAATTATTCACCACCCCACCGTCTATCAGTATGTCTCCATCGATCTCTGAAGGCTCGAACAGTGATGGAAAAGTACCGCTTGCTGTTATGGCCTCTGGCAGAAAACCGGAGTCTAGTACCACTTCTTCGCCGGTTTCTACATTTGTGGCTATGCATACAAAGGGTATTGGAAGTTGGTTGAAGTCACGTATGTCTTTAACGTGGTACAACAAGCGAACCAACTCGCCGTAGATGCGCTGCCCCCCGGAAATACCCTGCGGAAAAGAAATTTTGAACCCATTAAACGGAAGACTTAGGGCATACCTTTCTGAATCGTCCTTTTCATAAAAGGTCTTGGCCCCCCTGGGCACATCGTCTTGGATCAACTCATTAAAATCAGTGGCCCTGAATATTGAATCCAGTTCGGTGGCCGAGTACCCCGCAGCATACAAAGCCCCAACTATGGCCCCCATACTGGTTCCGCCAATATAATCAACCTTTACCCCCGCCTCTTCAATTACCTTCAGGGCCCCTATATGGGCAAGCCCCTTGGCGCCGCCCCCGCTCAATACCACGCCTACTTTCGGGCTTTCTTGTGAAAAACAGCTATGTGCTACCAGTGCCAGTGCCAAAAACGAGGCCTGTCTGATCTTAGTGTTAATGAAATGATTCATAAATTTTTTTTGCCTTGGCCATACCGACGCTTTTGGCCAAATGGTCGATACTTGCCTCTTTGATCCGTTTTACCGATTTAAATTCTTTCAACAACTGTTGCGCCGTTTTCTCTCCAATGCCCTCAATACTCTCAAGCTCAGAATCAATGGCCTTTTTGCTTCTCTTGTTTCTATGAAAGGTGATGCCAAAACGGTGGGCTTCGTTTCGAAGCTGTTGTATGATTTTTAAAGTTTCCGACTTTTTGTCGAGGTACAGGGGTATGGGGTCATCAGGAAAATAGATTTCCTCTAACCGCTTTGCAATGCCTATAATGGCGATCTTACCCCTTAAGCCCAAGCGCTCAAGGCTCTTGAGTGCCGACGAAAGCTGACCTTTGCCCCCATCGATCACTATCAGTTGGGGCAAGGGTTCATTCTCATTCAGCATTCTCTTGTAGCGCCGGTGCACCACTTCTTCCATCGATGCAAAATCGTTGGGCCCTGAAACGGTCTTAATGTTGAAGTGGCGATATTCTTTTTTGGAAGGCTTTCCATTTCTGAAGACCACGCAGGCGGCCACCGGGTCGCTGCCTTGTATATTCGAGTTGTCGAAACATTCAATATGCCTTGGCTCTTCTGAAAGTCTGAGGTCGGCCTTCATCTGTGCCATTATACGTTTGGCATGCCTGTCGGGGTCAGTGATCTTTATTTGCTTGAAACGCTCTTGACGGTAGAATTTTGCATTTCTGGTCGAAAGATCTACCAATTTTCGCTTATCTCCAAGTTTTGGCACCGTGACCCTCAGCCCTTCTTCCACTGGTACGGCAAATGGCAAATAGAGTTCTTTTGAGTCTGAACCAAACCGCTGACGAATCTCAATGATGCCCAGTTGCAAGAGTTCTTCATCGGTCTCATCCAATTTTTTCTTTATCTCCATTGTGTGTGAACGCACCACCAGCCCATGTGAAATCTGTAAGAAGTTGATATAGGCATGGGTCTCATCTGAAACGATTGAAAAGACATCCACATCGCTAATCTTCGGATTGACGATCAATGATTTTGCCTGGTAATTTTCCAAAACCTCAATTTTTTCCTTTATCCGCTGGGCCTTTTCGTATTTCATCTCAGCGGCCAACATTTTCATCTGTTTTTTAAGGTTGGAAAGGGATGATGAAAAATTGCCCTTTATAATGGCCCTGATGTCGTCTATCTGGCCTTCATATTCTTCGGCGGTCTGCAGCCCCTCACATGGCCCTTTGCAGTTGCCCAAATGGTACTCCAGGCATACCTTATACTTGCCCGCCGCTATTTTTTCCTCAGACAGGTCGTAATTACAGGTACGAAGGGGGTATATGCTGCGGATGAGGTCGAGTATGGTCTTGATGGTCTTTACACTGGTGTACGGGCCAAAATATTCAGAACCGTCCTTGATGAGTCTTCGGGTCATGAACACCCTGGGAAACCGTTCGTCCTTGATACAGATCCAAGGGTAAGATTTATCGTCCCTCAACAACACATTGTAGCGTGGTTGGTGCTTTTTTATGAGGTTGTTCTCCAATAATAAGGCATCTGACTCTGTCGGCACCACCACATGTTTAATGGTCTTTATTTTCTTGACCATCACCCGTGTTTTGCCGTACTCCTGTTTTCGCGTAAAGTATGAAGAGACCCTTTTTTTAAGGTTTTTGGCCTTGCCCGCATAGAGCATTTTGCCGTCTGCATCAAAAAACTGGTAGACCCCCGGGTTATCGGGCAACGAACTCAATTGTACTTCTATCGACAGGGTTGACATGGTATGCTAGGGCACGCTTTAAAATACAGTATGAAATTACTATGTTTTTCGCAAAGGCCCTCTGAAATGGTGGTTAAAAATCGGTGACAGACCATAGCCGCGGCCTATTCGCCTTTCTATAAGAAAAATCAGCCTTCATGGGTTGCGCCGCTGTTAAAAAAATAATAAAAAAGTGCATTTCATCGATAAAAAAGTGCATTTCATAGCGCTCACTTTATTTTTTTGTTTATTTTTAGACACCTAAACGTTAAATGCATGGAGAATTATCTTATCGTTTTGGGCATGTATCTAATTTTGATGTTGTTCTTCAAAATTTACGTTGCCGTCTCAACAAAAGAGTAGGTAATTATTGCTTGAAACTTCCCCCGGAATCAATCAACATCGCGTATGTTGAAACATGAATTAAGAAAAGTCTATAAGGAGAAACGATTACATCTTTCTCCTTCTTTTATTTTAGAACATAGCATTGAAATAGCCAACCGACTCCTACAACTACCCATTTGGCATTTCACCCACTACCATGTCTTTTTGAGCATTGCCGATAAAAAGGAGGTGGATACCCACCCCATAATAACAACCCTACAGGCCAGGGACAAATGTGTTGTGGTCCCGAAAATCGCTTCGGGTACTGAAATGGAACATTACCTTTTGACCGACAGTACAAAGCTGGTGTTGAACAGTTGGCAGATTCCCGAGCCTGTGGACGGTATCAAAATAGAAGCGTCAAAAATCGACGTCATCTTCATGCCCCTTTTAGCCTTTGACCTAATGGGAAACCGCGTCGGGTATGGCAAGGGTTATTACGATACGTTCTTGAAAAAGTGTCGGCAAGATTCGATTAAAATCGGAGTGTCTTTCTTTGGAGCCGAGGAAGTGATCAGCGATGTCGGCCCGCACGATGTTCCTTTGGATTATTGTGTTACTCCGACCAAAATCTATTCATTCCCTTCTTCCGATCTTTCTTCTTGACCTTTTTTAGGGAAGGCCTTTTTGTTAAAAATGATGAGCAAGGCCACTCCAATGCTTATGGCTGAATCGGCGATATTGAAAACCGGTTCAAAAAAGCTAAAGTTATTACCTCCCACAAAGGGTACCCAGTCGGGCCAAACGGCATCCTGTATGATGGGAAAATAAAGCATATCGACCACCTTGCCATGAAACAGTTTGCCATATGGTTCATCAGCAAAAAGGGTCGCCACTTGGTTATAACTGTCGTTAAAGATTACCCCATAGAAAACCGAATCGATAATGTTGCCCAAGGCGCCGGCGAAAATCAAGGAAACGGCTACAATTAAAACACGGGCAGATTTCTTTTTGATGATATCATACAACCAATAGCCAATACCGACAATGGCAAAAAGCCGAAAAATGGTCAAGATCAATTTACCAGTTGATTCAGATATGGGCAGAAAATCGTTCAGTTTGGTCCCCCAGGCCGCCCCTGAATTCTCGATAAATAAAATCTTGAACCAACGGAAAACCTCAACGGATTCTTGATACTCAAAATGCGTTTTGATATAGATTTTGCTAATCTGGTCGATCAGCAATACAACTATGATCAGTAAGAGTGATTTTTTTAGGTCCATTTGTAAAAATGAGTTGCAAAAATACTGATATTATTCAGTTTTTTTGAGATGGATGTCGCCCTCTACCGACCGCAGGTCATAAACTGAATTACCTGACGGAATCGAACTCCCACTTACCCTTCCGTAAGCTGATGTAGCCAGTATATCACCTTTGTCGGTAAAAAGATAAATGGTTCCCCTTTGGGTTTTTACCTGCACGTTTTCGCCAATGTTGCGCAGTTCGCAAACACCATCGGCCAAATCAACTTTGAGGTTTTTATAGTTGCCGGTGGCATTGACATGGCTGCTGGTGCCATAAAGACGAATATCATGGTATTCGGGCAATGTTATGTGAAGCCGTATCGAAACGACCTTGTGGGCACTCAATTTGTCGTTCGGAAAGATGAAATTGGGCTGAAAACCTGTGTTCACCAGAATGGTTTGGCCTTCTTGCTCGATATTGACCACCAAATCTTTTTTGTATTCGCCATCGATAATGGCCTCGACCGACAGTTCATCGCCCGAAGCCGTAGTCAAATCTACTTGGTAGCAATTATTCGAATCAATTTGGATGTAGTCATTGTTGGCGTTGACGTAGGTCTTTTTCACCACCTTTTGCGCAGCAACGGTAATACTGGCCAAAAAGCCCAGTAGACCCATAACAAAATACCCGCAACGTCTCAAAGGCACTGGCCTACTTTTGCATGTTCTTTGCCTCAATGCTCAAAGTGGCATGGGGTACCAGCTTCAACCGTTCTTTGTTGATCAATTTGCCCGTTACCCGACAAATGCCATAGGTTTTGTTCTCAATTCGCAACAAAGCATTTTTAAGGTCGCGGATAAATTTCTCTTGACGGATGGCCAATTGGGTGTTGGCCTCTTTGCTCATGGTCTCAGAACCCTCTTCAAACGCTTTGAACGTTGGCGAAGTGTCGTCTGTACCATTGTTGCCATCGTTCATGTAAGAACTTCTCAAAAGCTCAAGGTGCTTTTGGGCCTTTTCTATTTTCTCTTCAATCAGCTTTCTGAACTCCTCAAGCTCTTTGTCTGAATACCGGACTTTAGTATCGTTTGACATCTTTCAATGTTTTTTAATTAATAATCTAGTGTTCACTCCATCAAAGGCCAAGGCCGTTCCTCCTTCCAGTTCCTCTTCAAAATCAAGCGCTGCGGTCAGGGTCTCTGATTTAATATACTCTTTATTGCTTTCAACTGCCTCTTCGATCAAGCCATCTTTTTGGATCTTGATGTCAATTCTATCGGTCACTTCAAAACCTGAGTCTTTTCGCAGGTTTTGAATGCGGTTCACAAGTTCTCTGGCGATACCCTCTTTTTTAAGGTCATCGTTAATGGTAACATCAAGTGCCACGGTAAAGGTGCCATTACTGGCCACCAACCAACCCTCGATGTCTTGAGAACTGATTTCTACATCTGACAACTGTAATTTAATGCTTTTATTTTCCAAATCAAGCGATATTTCGCCTTCCTGTTCAATTTTTTGGATGTCTTCTTGCCCCATTTGTGAAACAGCGGCAGCAATTGCCTTCATCTCTTTCCCGTATCGGGGGCCCAAAACCTTGAAATTTGGCTTGATCTGTTTGACCAAAATGCCCGAAGCATCATCGAGCAGCTCGATCTCCTTGACGTTTACCTCGGACTTGATCAAATCGGATACCGCTTCGATCTCTTCCCTTTGGGAAGCATCCAGCACGGGAATCATGACCTTTTGCAATGGCTGTCGCACCTTGATCTTTTCTTTCTGGCGTATGGAAAGCACCAATGAGGTAATTTTTTGTGCCGCCTGCATCTTGCCCTCCAACTTTTTGTTCACCATGGTTTCATCATGGTCGGGGAAGTCAGCAAGGTGCACGCTCTCAAGCCCTTCCAATTGGGTCACCGCTTCCAAGTCTTTGTACAGTCTGTCCATATAAAAGGGTGCCAAAGGGGCCGAAAGTTTGGCAACCGTACACAGGCAGGTATAGAGCGTTTGATAGGCCGAGATTTTGTCCTTCTGGTAATCCCCTTTCCAAAAACGTCTTCTGCTTAGGCGAACATACCAGTTGCTGAGGTTTTCCTGCACAAAATCTGAAATGGCGCGTGCCGCTTTGGTTGGCTCGTAATCGGCATAGGCCCCATCGACCAGCTTGATCAGGGTATGTAGTTCAGAAAGAATCCATTGGTCAAGCTCTGAACGCTCATCTAGGGCCATCTCTTCTTCACTGTACGAAAAGCCATCGATATTGGCATACAGCGCAAAAAAGGCATAGGTGTTGTAAAGGGTGCCAAAAAACTTTCGTTTGACCTCGACAACGCCCTCGATGTCAAATTTTAGGTTGTCCCACGGGTTGGCATTCGCTATCATGTACCATCGGGTGGCATCGGCCCCATGGGCCTTCATCGTCTCAAAGGGATCAATGGCATTGCCCAAACGCTTCGACATTTTTTTGCCCTCTTTATCGAGTACCAAGCCATTTGACACCACATTTTTATAGGCCACTGAGTCAAATACCATGGTGGCTATGGCATGCAGTGTATAGAACCATCCCCGTGTCTGATCGACCCCTTCGGCAATGAAGTTCGCCGGAAAAGCAACCCGGTCATCAATCAACTGTTTGTTCTCAAAAGGATAGTGCCATTGGGCATAGGGCATCGAACCGCTATCGAACCATACATCGATAAGGTCTGCTTCGCGTTTCATGGGCTTGCCCGAGGGCGACACCAAAACTATTTTATCAACCACATTTTTGTGAAGGTCGATTTTGTCATAATTGGCCTCGCTCATGTCACCCACAACAAAGTCGTCGAAGATATCTTTCTCCATAAAACCTGCCTCGACGGCTTTGCCCATTTCTGATTTGAGTTCTTCAACCGAGCCGATTATTTTTTCCTCTTGCCCGTCGTCTGTACGCCAAATGGGCAAGGGTATGCCCCAGTAACGAGATCGAGACAGGTTCCAGTCGTTGGCATTGGCCAACCAGTTGCCAAAGCGGCCTTCACCTGTCGATTTTGGTTTCCAATTGATCTCTTGGTTCAATTCGTACATGCGATCCCGTACATCGGTGACCTTGATGAACCAAGAATCAAGTGGATAATATAAGATGGGTTTGTCTGTACGCCAACAGTTCGGGTAGCTGTGCAGATATTTTTCAACCTTGAACGCCTTGTTCTCCGTTTTTAGTTTGATGGCCAATTCAACATCGACTGATTTTTCGGGTGCCTGGCCCTCTTCGTAATATTCGTTTTTAACGTATTTGCCGCCAAACTCTCGCATTTCTGGTCGAAACCTGCCCTGTAAATCGACCAGGGGGACGGGATTGTTATTCTCATCGAGCACCAACATGGGCGGCACCTCGGGCTTCGCCTGTTTGGCCACCATGGC
This portion of the Flagellimonas lutaonensis genome encodes:
- a CDS encoding M23 family metallopeptidase, producing MQKYWGVLLALVVIVSCKEEEKPIITEIAQIEVEKPVEKYFGFNLEEFKVVNDTIRYGDSFGELMLKNHVDYPKIAAVSEKFRDTFDVRKIRVGKPYVILKSKDSLEKAQIFIYQNDKVNYTVVDLRDSALVYKSKKEVQLVEREVAGVINSSLSQTLDSLGVDYAVTINLSEIYAWTIDFFRLEKGDKFKIVYDEKYINDTIYAGSGAIKAAYFEHKGTPVYAFPYVIDSTKNILDYYDQDANNLRSTFLRAPIKFGYRLSSGYNLKRRIAYYGNRVRPHKGTDYAAPIGTPIIATADGTVTESTRRGGNGRYVKIRHNGTYSTQYLHMRKQKVKKGDFVRQGDVIGWVGMTGNTSGPHVCYRFWKNGRQVDPLREKLPSADPIADSLKSAYFEHIKPLRFQLDCIEFMQPSDYENEKDMLTFNQYDDTSQNQSYSD
- a CDS encoding TraR/DksA family transcriptional regulator, with translation MSNDTKVRYSDKELEEFRKLIEEKIEKAQKHLELLRSSYMNDGNNGTDDTSPTFKAFEEGSETMSKEANTQLAIRQEKFIRDLKNALLRIENKTYGICRVTGKLINKERLKLVPHATLSIEAKNMQK
- the uvrC gene encoding excinuclease ABC subunit UvrC, which codes for MSTLSIEVQLSSLPDNPGVYQFFDADGKMLYAGKAKNLKKRVSSYFTRKQEYGKTRVMVKKIKTIKHVVVPTESDALLLENNLIKKHQPRYNVLLRDDKSYPWICIKDERFPRVFMTRRLIKDGSEYFGPYTSVKTIKTILDLIRSIYPLRTCNYDLSEEKIAAGKYKVCLEYHLGNCKGPCEGLQTAEEYEGQIDDIRAIIKGNFSSSLSNLKKQMKMLAAEMKYEKAQRIKEKIEVLENYQAKSLIVNPKISDVDVFSIVSDETHAYINFLQISHGLVVRSHTMEIKKKLDETDEELLQLGIIEIRQRFGSDSKELYLPFAVPVEEGLRVTVPKLGDKRKLVDLSTRNAKFYRQERFKQIKITDPDRHAKRIMAQMKADLRLSEEPRHIECFDNSNIQGSDPVAACVVFRNGKPSKKEYRHFNIKTVSGPNDFASMEEVVHRRYKRMLNENEPLPQLIVIDGGKGQLSSALKSLERLGLRGKIAIIGIAKRLEEIYFPDDPIPLYLDKKSETLKIIQQLRNEAHRFGITFHRNKRSKKAIDSELESIEGIGEKTAQQLLKEFKSVKRIKEASIDHLAKSVGMAKAKKIYESFH
- a CDS encoding patatin-like phospholipase family protein: MNHFINTKIRQASFLALALVAHSCFSQESPKVGVVLSGGGAKGLAHIGALKVIEEAGVKVDYIGGTSMGAIVGALYAAGYSATELDSIFRATDFNELIQDDVPRGAKTFYEKDDSERYALSLPFNGFKISFPQGISGGQRIYGELVRLLYHVKDIRDFNQLPIPFVCIATNVETGEEVVLDSGFLPEAITASGTFPSLFEPSEIDGDILIDGGVVNNYPIDEVKEMGANIIIGVDVQHGLVKRESLSSATGILLQINNYRTVRDMVEKREKTDIYIKPEIGDFSVIDFDYAAEIMEIGEKAAKARFDELVKVAREQATMDAKNFKGEVSDSLIINRLMIKGDTRYSRGYVKGKLRVDLGEKISFEKLQQGINNLAATGNFKALRYELAYNGLGTDLILKLKDDPTKMFIKMGAHYDDLYKSAALINLTRKGLFFQDDVASFDFILGDHIRYNLEYYVDKGAYWSFGINSSFTDFDQEIDYGLISSNFDVVDNPNIGQILLDVADFTNQLYLQTVLREEFAFRIGAEHKLLRYSTRTLTENAQMAEASFTPSSGDRTFFEDSNYFSAFGKLALDTYDDKYFPTEGLLFDGDFHVYLFSSDFNDNFKEFSIAKARMGTAFKLLPNTYFNLETEGGFKLGTSSVGSFDFVLGGFGNDFINNFIPFFGYDFLSLPGNSFVKAYGRLDIEIAPKNHILFTANVANVEDDLFRTGEWFSEPDFSGFGVGYGFESFLGPVQVYYSWSPQLDDSNVFFSVGFWF
- a CDS encoding DUF3108 domain-containing protein, with translation MKKIVPIILLLFVMGLSAQTPRAFKAGEWLKFRIHYGILNASYATLHLKTDTIKGKPVYHVVGRGKTTGFASIFFKVDDTYESYFGQDDGKPYRFIRKIDEGGYTKDIEIDFDYTKNKALLKDNKNNKQYDFTIHDQVQDLVSAAYYLRDRYDADDLVVGESIGMDMLFDDDGVYKFKLKFLGIDTIRTKFGKVECLKFRPYVQSGRVFREQESLTLWVSNDLNKIPVRIKADLAVGSIKADLDGYNGLKNQFKIIMD
- a CDS encoding lipoprotein signal peptidase, translating into MDLKKSLLLIIVVLLIDQISKIYIKTHFEYQESVEVFRWFKILFIENSGAAWGTKLNDFLPISESTGKLILTIFRLFAIVGIGYWLYDIIKKKSARVLIVAVSLIFAGALGNIIDSVFYGVIFNDSYNQVATLFADEPYGKLFHGKVVDMLYFPIIQDAVWPDWVPFVGGNNFSFFEPVFNIADSAISIGVALLIIFNKKAFPKKGQEERSEEGNE
- a CDS encoding 5-formyltetrahydrofolate cyclo-ligase, encoding MLKHELRKVYKEKRLHLSPSFILEHSIEIANRLLQLPIWHFTHYHVFLSIADKKEVDTHPIITTLQARDKCVVVPKIASGTEMEHYLLTDSTKLVLNSWQIPEPVDGIKIEASKIDVIFMPLLAFDLMGNRVGYGKGYYDTFLKKCRQDSIKIGVSFFGAEEVISDVGPHDVPLDYCVTPTKIYSFPSSDLSS
- a CDS encoding tryptophan 2,3-dioxygenase family protein, translated to MKRDKRIESQINKLEEKYRDSGQDLSSYLDGLLYQRYLTYWDYIHLDTLLSLQVPRTYFPDEEIFIMYHQITELYFKLILHEQKQLVDDKSQALEVFLEKTDRINNYFKALTSSFSIMINGMQREQFLRYRMALLPASGFQSVQYRMIEIYATPLENLVHHTERGHFSEQNTIEELYGHIYWKKGATDLKTGEKTLTLKQFEYRYTPRLIRIAKQVKGNTIYHKYLQLPKKVRENPELIEALKRLDINANVNWPLMHMGSAYRYLKKENAAIEATGGTNWKEFLPPSFQRIIFFPTLYSEEELANWGKQWVDHMFNPDNKK